The nucleotide window ccaggaagcacagcaggcctacaaccatgcccatgccaggaccagggccagagttgaaatgacctttggcctcctgaaggcacgctttcactgccttcacaaattaagggtcagccctgttagggcatgtgatattactgtggcttgtgctgtcctccacaatgtggcctgcctgaggaaggagagggcccccagagtgccaccagccatggactgggacaatccggcaatcttccctgatgacgacagtggtcggctgctgagggaccaatatgtgttgaattattttagttagtatgtgtgctttcaattttggttaaatatgtcctgcggtggcagaggaatttgggtttttttgggtcgttttttgacgaatttggcctcttatgatgtttgtgcggtatactgtgtgtaatacaaggctgcagggaggctactgcatccattcatttgtctgttcagttgatgtgtatggatttgtcctgcatttattttagtgtgcagacatgcagggtgtgttatatacagacctttgaatgtgtatgtatcattttgtataatatgcttggattctgtgctttccatcttgtagagtcactgtgacttcagtttcgaaaggagctgatggtttacctgctttgttttgtccttattcaataaaggaacataatgttacacattgtgtttttatattcatatggaatgtgtatttgtttatatgacagagtactagggccacactgaagaaaaaggataaagtcataaatttatgaggctggttctttctgcagaaaagctacatattgtttttacagttttgatacttatgacaatgtgatacttaatattctggcacatcagcatgtctttgtttatgaaaccatactgaagtacaatttcacgaaatgccccacatctgtcattttaacaactgtcctcctttaaaacaactggttacaatattatgacttgtgtttttttcccctctgtggccctaatattctatcattttatatatagccttatagtctatgggaaactgtaaattatctaatgatagcaacatcatctaaaaatcattttttatccaaaatcattgaaatgaatgatcacaaacgtttaaataataacagtgggtctagttatatgtgataacaatgtatagtgagcagtgaaataactattggtttccatttgtggtgactgctgactgacattagggatgagattaaatagatcctggaatttagcctggtctggagcaggctagctccacagaataaatctccatggtaatttataccataacatatcctcctgccccctatccatctttagtgcaaccggattacggatcaattgagccaggatcaccaagatatcctggcttaatcccttatcctagttttgtgcaacaggcccctggtcagTAGCGAGCTAGTACTCACTTGAGTGACTGCTAGCATCgtcatgaaaaggggcatgagTGAAGACATACAATATTATGTTATTCTAAGTAGTGAGAACACTAGGAAGCAGACCATTTTGAAAAGTAATCTTTAGACATGTggtacttttcttaaatgtaattttgtaatttactAAAACAAATCAGAGAACAAGAAAATTGCGTTTGAAAAAGGTAaagtttttgctgtgagccaatggTGTAACCTAGGTAACCACCGGTTGTTTTTCCCACAGGTGAACAGGGTCGTGACATTCTATCTAATACCGATAGGGTCTATACCATTTAGGCTCGGAAGGACGTGGCCCATTATTTACCTTGTTACTTGGCAACGACCACAATGGTGTTTCAAACAACTGTCAGTCAAggcgagctcatgaatataaACTCCCCGCCTACTCAACCTGTTCTTTCAGGCGTCCTGATAGTTAGATGGTAGAAAATGTACGATTTCTTCAATTCTGAGCATTTTAATAGTGTAAAAATTTGATGGGTGATGTTTTGgtcatgcacatttttttattGGGAAGTAggacgggctcctaaccaattgtgctattttatcGACGAcatagataatatacagttggctggtttTTCCGTgaatcggcaagacagaacagctgcctccggtaagacaaggggtagcAGACTGTGTCTACTTGTCCATTACAGCTGGTGCGCGAAAtcaaatattaaggaagtctcaaggttttgctcacgtgaggtagagtatctcatgataagctgtagaccacactatttacgaAGATAATTTTCATCTatatgctggcactaagaccacactcaatgagctgtataaagccaaaagcaaacaagaaaatgctagtGACTGGGGACTTAAATgcaaggaaacttaaatccgttttacctcatttttatCAGCCTGTTACATGTGCAAAAGAGGAGAAAAATAAAACTCTAgagcacctttactccacacacagagtcacgtacaaagctctcccttgccctccatttggcaaatctgaccataattatatcctcctgattcctgcttacaagcaaaatctaaagcaggaagtaccagtgacttgctgaATACGTAAGTGGTCAgttgacgcagatgctaagctacaggactgttttgctaccaCAGACTGGAATAAGTTCTGGGACTCATCTGATGGCactgaggagtttaccacatcagtcaccggcttcatcaataagtgcatcgatgacgaagtctccacagtgaccatatgtacataccccaaccagaagccatggattacaggcaacatccgcactgagctaaagggtacagCTGCCGCGTTAAGGGGgggggactctaacccagacacTTAGAAGAAAACCCGCTATGctctcagacaaaccatcaaacaggcaaagcgtaaatacaggtctaagattgaatcctactacaccaccTCCGACACTcggcggatgtggcagggcttacaaactattaaggactacaaagggaagcccagccacgagctgccagtgaagcaagcctaccagacgagctaaatgacttccatgcaagcaacactgaagcatgcatgagagcaccagctgttccggacgactgtgtgatcatgctcacCATAGCcgataaacaggtcaacattcacaaggccgcagggccagatggattaccaggacgtgtacaccgagcatgcgctgaccaactggcaagtgtctgtaatacctacatgtttcaagcagaacaccatagtcATTGTGcacaagaacaccaaggtaacctgcctaaatgactacagaccggtagcactcacgtctgtagccttgaagtgctttgaaaggtgggtcatggctcacatcaacaccatcatcccagaaaccctagacccactccagtttgcataccgccccaacagatccacagatgacacaatctctactgcactcaacactgccctttcccatctagacaaaaggaacacctgcgtgagaatgctgttcattgactacagctcagtgttcaacaccatagtgtcctcaaaactcatcacaaagctaaggaccctgggactaaacacctccctctgcaactggatcctggacttcctgacgggccgcccccaggtggtaagggtaggcaacaacacatctgccacgctaatcctcaacacaggggtcccctctggggtgcatgcttagtcccctcctgtgttggagtcgtggccaaacacgactccaacaccatcattaagtttgctgacaacacaacggtggtaggcatAATCACCGACTACGataagcctatagggaggaggtcagagacctggaagtatggtgccaggacaacaacctctccctcaacgtgatcaagacaaaggagatgatcgtggactacaggaaaaggagggccgagcacgagcccattctcatcgacagggctgtagtggagcaggttgagagcttcaggttccttggtgtccacatcaccaacaaactatcatggtccaaacacaccaagacagtcgtgaagagggcacgacaacacttattccccctcaggagactgaaaatatttggcatgggtcctcagatcttcaaaaagttctacagctgcaccatcaaaagcatcctgactggttgcatcaccgcctggtatggcaactgctcggcctctgaacgcaaggcgctacagagggtagtgtgtacggcatagtaaatcactggggccaaacttcccgccatccaggacctctataccattgATCCCCCCccttttttatgctgctgctactttaTGTTTATTATCtaggcatagtcactttaccccaacctacatgtacatattacctcaattacctcgactaacctctatccctgcacattgactcggtaccggtaccccctgtatatagcctcggcaTTGTTAtcttattgttgctcttttatttttttattttgtttatttgtgacaaataacattttattttattttactgtgCGGGACCTTTAATCCACTCAAACATCAGTAAtacaaaacacaaacaaaaaacTCTGTCCTTCAAAATACACTCAGAGCCCTACTCAGATCTGGTGACATGAGAGGACGGAACTGCTGCTCCAGTCAGCAAGCCATCATTCCCAAGAAGTGTTCAGCTGCAGATACAATGATTATTGATCTTTCCACTCCCGCAGTGCAGGTTATCGACATAGCAATAAATGCCAAACTATTTACTTTCTTCACGACAAGGGTATCTGGATCCTGCACCTTGTGAACGGCACCCATAGCACTGGACTGTGGTGTCTCCAGGACAACCAAACCACTAGAACATTCTTTAATTTTCTAGCTGACTCGGCATAGGAGACACGCTGAACATTTCTTATCCTAGCCATCTCTGCCTCCTTCACCCTTATAGGACATTCAGAGAAGTCATGGGCATGCTTCCCACCACAATTGCGACATCCAACGTCATCATCTTCCGCAGGAAAAATAATCAGTCAAGTCATGCTCTCTGCAAACACTTGACACAATGTCATGCCCAAATGGTTTGCAGTTGGAACACTGCAGTAACCTGGGGACAAATGCCCTCACAGGGTAACTCACATATCCCATCTTGACATGTGTAGGGAGCGGCTCCACATCAAAAACAGTAACACAGACATGCTCTTTATCTTTCTTTTCAATCGTCAAGCCCCAACTACTTCAGAAATGTTCATTCTTCTCAGCCCCAACTTCCACAAAGACTCCAGAAATAACACCCTTGATTGGTGCCCTGCTCTGAAAATCGAAAG belongs to Salvelinus alpinus chromosome 28, SLU_Salpinus.1, whole genome shotgun sequence and includes:
- the LOC139557255 gene encoding putative nuclease HARBI1 isoform X4, whose amino-acid sequence is MSSSPSLATEDSVTSKRSSIGLQMVCNADCVISNVVAKWPGSVHDSRIFRASEIYQCLSQGEFSGVLLGDRGYGCQPFLLTPFTDPQEAQQAYNHAHARTRARVEMTFGLLKARFHCLHKLRVSPVRACDITVACAVLHNVACLRKERAPRVPPAMDWDNPAIFPDDDSGRLLRDQYVLNYFS